The Synechococcus sp. PCC 7335 nucleotide sequence TACCAGACGACAAACGAGAAATGAGCCAGAGCTTGCTGAAATCGATATTGGCCAAAACCCCCAGTCCTGAATTCACCATCATTCTCCAGGCCTATCGGAAAATCTGGAAAGTGCTTGACACGGAAATCAAAGCGATTGAAGCCAAGTTGAAACAGCAAGCACAACAAGATCCACTCGAAGTCACCTATCGGTCTGCCCCTGGCATTGGTCCACTCTCTTCGCGTATCCTATCCAACGAACTGGGTGATATGAGTCAGTTTGCCAACGAGCGTCAATTGTTTAGTTATACGGGCCTAACGCCCAGTGAGCACTCCAGTGGAGATGCCATTCGCCGGGGGCATATCACCCGACAAGGGAACACTAGAGTACGACACATACTGTGTGAATCAGCTTGGGTCGCCATTAGAAAAGACCGAAACTTGAGGGATTTCTATCAGCGACTTTATCCAAGAACGGGGAAGAAGAAAGCCATCGTTGCTGTAGCCAGAAAATTGGTCGGACGTCTCCGCTCAGCCTTCCGACAGGGGGAACCCTATCGATTCAATCCGATTGGCTAATCGATGAGAACGGATAAACCACAATGAGTCTGGAGAATATGAGCAGAGTTTTAACAACCAGCTTACTTTGCAACTACGAGAAATTGTCTGTAAATATTTACCTTGAGTAATTACGTAGTTCTGTATGTGGTGCAAGTATTTTAGAGCGAATAAGGAAAAGGTGGCACAGCGTTGACTGTGACCACGGATGACTGACTGTTTCAGCTCACCTCACTTTCTCAAGAGTCAGTACTTGGATAATGGAGGAAAATTAAAGTCACCATGACCGATAGCGAAGGCTGACCGACCCTGGAAGCATCAGGGTAAATTTTTGCTATACGCTATTGATTCTCATCATGACTGACATTTTCGTCTACAACGCTTGACCTTTCCCTCAACGACACCCATGCTTACAAGCCGACTCTGAGCCAGCAAGATACCCTTACATCGAGAAATTCTCGGGAAGCCAATGTATCCGATGCCGCGCCTTACTTTTCCATAACTGGTAGCTGCAAACTCCATACCTTTTTCACAACGACGAAGCCTGCATGCAGCCACTACCGTTAGAAACATCAGCAAACAGGTTCTCTCATCGGACTTGTGAAAAGGTCTTCTAAATTTCCCAGATTTGGGGAGCTTTGGTCACCTTCCTAGCGATCACCCCATTTCCATCAACAGTGACTTCCAAGTTGCTGACCTGTGAACTGACGTTGAGTACGCCAGTGGACAGGATCGTTCGTCTCAATTATTACCCTTCGCACACATGAAGAAGTCCTAATCTTTTCCGGACACAATCCTTGTCATTCTTGTTTCGGAGAACCCTGGCAGCCGACGCTTTGGAAAATTCCAAGTCATGGCTGACAAACAGCATCGCTAGATAAAGGTTGAATCGTCTGACATCTCTCATTGTCGCTGAAGTTTTGCGGCCATCCTGACTGACGTAAGCTGACAAAAAGCTAGCACCGGGATACCGACATCCAAATCCCATTGCTGACACTTATTTGGACACAGTGCAGTGTCAGCAAACAATCAAATCAACACCAGTTCAATCTCATTAAAACAGGAGAATTACTATGACTTATGGACAATTGACACCCACAACTTCCAATACAGCAACAGGTGAGCGGAATATTGATAGCCTAATCAGTGCAAAACGCTATCTGCACGAATCCAAACAGAGCTCAGGTGGCATGGGTGGTGATCCTGAGCAGCCACCATACGGTGGAGACGAACCACCAATCGGTGGAGGTGAGCCACCAATCGACCCTATTGATCCACC carries:
- a CDS encoding IS110 family transposase, whose product is MRKSSKVESYQDKQVFVGIDVHKRTYTIVSFMDGIVIKKWTTPASNGKLVAQLKSWYPQADIHAAYEAGFSGFGLHRALTQAGIENLVVNPGSIETTVHNRVKTDKRDAKKIASLLAAGRLSGIRVPTEQTEHKRLLTRTREQLVKERTSIKNMIRMRAHQFGLLLPDDKREMSQSLLKSILAKTPSPEFTIILQAYRKIWKVLDTEIKAIEAKLKQQAQQDPLEVTYRSAPGIGPLSSRILSNELGDMSQFANERQLFSYTGLTPSEHSSGDAIRRGHITRQGNTRVRHILCESAWVAIRKDRNLRDFYQRLYPRTGKKKAIVAVARKLVGRLRSAFRQGEPYRFNPIG